A portion of the Cyanobium sp. PCC 7001 genome contains these proteins:
- the fabG gene encoding 3-oxoacyl-[acyl-carrier-protein] reductase, translating into MAVAAPLEGQVALVTGASRGIGAAIARELGEAGATVVVNYASSPEAAAAVVAAIEAAGGKAWSHQANVADEAEVDAMVKAVLEREGQLDVLVNNAGITRDGLVMRMKTADWQSVIDLNLTGVFLCTRAASRAMLKARQGRIINITSVVALFGNAGQANYSAAKAGVIGLTRSNAAEFAGRGVTVNAVAPGFIESDMTAELDKEPILKSIPLGRMGRPEEVAGAVRFLAADPAAAYMTGQVLQVDGGMVMR; encoded by the coding sequence ATGGCCGTCGCCGCTCCCCTTGAAGGTCAGGTCGCGCTGGTCACCGGCGCCAGCCGGGGCATCGGTGCCGCCATCGCCCGGGAGCTGGGCGAAGCCGGGGCCACCGTGGTGGTGAATTACGCCAGCTCCCCGGAGGCGGCGGCCGCCGTGGTGGCGGCCATCGAAGCCGCCGGCGGCAAGGCCTGGTCCCACCAGGCGAATGTGGCCGATGAGGCCGAGGTGGACGCGATGGTGAAGGCCGTGCTGGAGCGGGAAGGCCAGCTCGATGTGCTCGTGAACAACGCCGGCATCACCCGCGACGGCCTGGTGATGCGCATGAAGACGGCCGACTGGCAGAGCGTGATCGACCTCAACCTCACGGGCGTGTTCCTCTGCACCCGCGCGGCCAGTCGCGCCATGCTCAAGGCCCGCCAGGGCCGCATCATCAACATCACCTCGGTTGTGGCTCTGTTCGGCAACGCCGGCCAGGCCAACTACAGCGCCGCCAAGGCCGGGGTGATCGGCCTCACCCGCAGCAACGCCGCCGAATTCGCCGGTCGGGGCGTCACGGTGAACGCGGTGGCACCCGGCTTCATCGAGAGCGACATGACCGCCGAGCTCGACAAGGAGCCGATCCTCAAGTCCATCCCCCTCGGCCGCATGGGACGTCCGGAGGAGGTGGCCGGAGCCGTGCGCTTCCTCGCCGCCGATCCCGCCGCGGCCTACATGACGGGCCAGGTGCTGCAGGTGGATGGCGGCATGGTGATGCGCTGA
- the groL gene encoding chaperonin GroEL (60 kDa chaperone family; promotes refolding of misfolded polypeptides especially under stressful conditions; forms two stacked rings of heptamers to form a barrel-shaped 14mer; ends can be capped by GroES; misfolded proteins enter the barrel where they are refolded when GroES binds): protein MAKLVSFSDASRASLEKGVNALADAVKVTIGPKGRNVVLEKKFGAPDIVNDGVTIAKEIELEDPFENLGAKLMQQVATKTKDKAGDGTTTATVLAQALVREGLRNVAAGASPVTLRRGMERAAAQVVEGIASRSQAVEGDAIRQVATVSAGNDEEIGRMIAEAMAKVTADGVITVEESNSLATELEITEGMAFDRGYSSPYFVTDQDRRECVFENPLVLITDRKISAITDLVPVLEAVSRHGRPLLILAEEVEGEALATLVVNKNRGVLQVAAVRAPSFGDRRKAYLQDIAILTGATVISEDQAMTLEKAGLQDLGQARRITITKDSTTIVASGDHQAAVADRIAAIRRELDNTDSDYDREKLMERIAKLAGGVAVIKVGAPTETELRNRKLRIEDALNATRAAVEEGIVAGGGTTLLELAQGLTDLAARCQGDERTGVEIVQRALAEPVKQIAGNAGIDGDVVSAQILRSGQGFNAQTGAYEDLMAAGILDAAKVTRLALQDAVSIAALLITTEAVIADKPEPPAPPAGGGMDGMGGMGGMGGMGMPGMM, encoded by the coding sequence ATGGCCAAGCTGGTCAGCTTTTCCGACGCGTCCCGCGCCTCCCTCGAGAAGGGGGTGAACGCCCTCGCCGATGCCGTGAAGGTGACCATCGGCCCCAAGGGTCGCAATGTGGTGCTGGAGAAGAAGTTCGGGGCCCCCGACATCGTCAACGACGGCGTGACCATCGCCAAGGAGATCGAACTGGAGGATCCGTTCGAGAACCTCGGCGCCAAGCTGATGCAGCAGGTGGCCACCAAGACCAAGGACAAGGCCGGCGACGGCACCACCACCGCCACCGTGCTGGCCCAGGCCCTGGTGCGGGAGGGCCTGCGCAATGTGGCCGCCGGCGCCAGCCCGGTGACGCTCCGCCGCGGCATGGAGCGGGCCGCCGCCCAGGTGGTGGAGGGGATCGCCTCCCGATCCCAGGCCGTGGAAGGTGACGCCATCCGCCAGGTGGCGACGGTGAGTGCCGGCAACGATGAGGAGATCGGCCGCATGATCGCCGAGGCCATGGCCAAGGTCACCGCCGACGGGGTGATCACGGTGGAGGAGTCGAATTCCCTGGCCACCGAGCTGGAGATCACGGAGGGCATGGCCTTCGACCGGGGCTACAGCTCCCCCTATTTCGTCACCGACCAGGACCGCCGCGAGTGCGTGTTCGAGAACCCGCTGGTGCTGATCACCGACCGCAAGATCAGCGCCATCACCGACCTGGTGCCCGTGCTGGAGGCGGTGTCGCGCCATGGGCGGCCACTGCTGATCCTCGCCGAGGAGGTGGAGGGTGAGGCCCTGGCCACCCTGGTGGTGAACAAGAACCGCGGCGTGCTGCAGGTTGCCGCCGTGCGGGCGCCGTCCTTCGGGGATCGCCGCAAGGCCTACCTGCAGGACATCGCCATCCTCACCGGCGCCACCGTGATCAGCGAAGACCAGGCCATGACCCTGGAGAAGGCCGGTCTGCAGGATCTGGGCCAGGCCCGCCGCATCACGATCACCAAGGACAGCACCACGATCGTGGCCAGCGGTGATCACCAGGCGGCCGTGGCCGACCGGATCGCCGCCATCCGCCGCGAGCTCGACAACACCGATTCCGACTACGACCGCGAGAAGCTCATGGAGCGGATCGCCAAACTGGCCGGCGGTGTGGCGGTGATCAAGGTGGGAGCGCCCACCGAAACCGAGCTGCGCAACCGCAAGCTGCGCATCGAGGATGCCCTCAACGCCACCCGGGCCGCCGTGGAGGAGGGCATCGTGGCTGGAGGCGGCACCACCCTGCTGGAACTGGCCCAGGGACTCACCGATCTGGCGGCCCGCTGCCAGGGCGACGAGCGCACCGGCGTCGAGATCGTGCAGCGCGCCCTCGCCGAACCGGTGAAGCAGATCGCCGGCAATGCCGGCATCGACGGCGACGTGGTGAGTGCCCAGATCCTGCGGAGCGGCCAGGGCTTCAACGCCCAGACGGGTGCCTACGAAGACCTGATGGCCGCGGGCATCCTCGATGCCGCCAAGGTCACCCGCCTCGCCCTGCAGGATGCCGTGTCGATCGCCGCTCTGCTGATCACCACCGAGGCGGTGATCGCCGACAAGCCCGAACCTCCGGCTCCCCCCGCCGGCGGCGGCATGGACGGCATGGGTGGCATGGGCGGCATGGGCGGCATGGGGATGCCGGGAATGATGTGA
- a CDS encoding N-acetylmannosamine-6-phosphate 2-epimerase, producing the protein MIQAPWPRGLIVSVQAPEGSPLRQPDVIAAMAEASLLQGARGVRLESPEHIGAVRRRCPEALIVGLWKRSHAGCSVYITPTWEDIQAVWAAGADVVALDATTRPRPGGVPLAELIERATQDLGAPLMADVASVDEGLQAARLGCAWVGTTLYGYTEATAGCQPPAWDLLGPLRRDLPGEVPLICEGGISSPQQAREASQRGADAVVVGTAITGIDLQVAAYGRALQD; encoded by the coding sequence GTGATCCAGGCCCCATGGCCCCGTGGCCTGATCGTCTCCGTGCAGGCGCCCGAGGGTTCCCCGCTGCGGCAGCCTGACGTGATTGCGGCCATGGCCGAGGCCAGCCTGCTCCAGGGGGCCCGCGGGGTGAGGCTGGAGAGTCCCGAGCACATCGGAGCGGTGCGGCGCCGTTGCCCCGAGGCCCTGATCGTGGGCTTGTGGAAGCGCAGCCACGCCGGCTGCTCGGTGTACATCACCCCCACCTGGGAGGACATCCAGGCGGTCTGGGCCGCAGGGGCCGACGTGGTCGCCCTCGACGCCACCACCCGCCCGCGGCCGGGGGGAGTACCGCTGGCCGAGCTGATCGAGCGAGCCACCCAGGATCTCGGGGCTCCGCTGATGGCCGACGTGGCCTCGGTGGACGAGGGGCTGCAGGCGGCCCGCCTGGGTTGCGCCTGGGTGGGAACGACGCTCTATGGCTACACCGAGGCGACCGCCGGCTGCCAGCCTCCCGCCTGGGATCTGCTGGGTCCGCTGCGGCGGGATCTGCCGGGCGAGGTGCCCCTGATCTGCGAGGGGGGAATCAGCTCGCCGCAGCAGGCCCGCGAGGCGAGCCAGCGTGGTGCCGATGCGGTGGTGGTGGGCACCGCGATCACGGGAATCGACCTGCAGGTGGCGGCCTACGGCCGCGCCCTGCAGGACTGA
- a CDS encoding ABC transporter permease yields MTSASPAVSSSARTGADATPPEASALAEISQETLALTRRLFVQLQRRPSTLIAGVLQPLIWLILFGALFAKAPAGLLPDGMSYGRFLGAGVIVFTAFSGALNAGLPVMFDREFGFLNRLLVAPLRSRSSIVLASVLYITALSLVQSVAIMVTAALLGYGWPGGSGLALVLLTLLLLVFAVTALSLGLAFALPGHIELIAVIFVANLPLLFASTALAPLAFMPAWLGWLAALNPLTFAIEPIRAAYAGHLTLSATVLEAPYGDLTAGHCLGVLAVLAIGLFALIRPLLDRKLT; encoded by the coding sequence ATGACCTCCGCCTCCCCCGCCGTGTCCTCCTCCGCCCGTACCGGCGCGGACGCGACACCTCCCGAAGCTTCGGCCCTGGCTGAGATCAGCCAGGAGACGCTGGCCCTCACCCGCCGGCTGTTCGTGCAGCTGCAGCGCCGCCCCTCCACCCTCATCGCCGGAGTGCTGCAGCCCCTGATCTGGCTGATCCTGTTCGGTGCCCTGTTCGCCAAGGCGCCTGCCGGGCTGCTGCCGGACGGCATGAGCTACGGCCGCTTCCTGGGCGCGGGCGTGATCGTGTTCACCGCCTTCAGTGGTGCCCTCAATGCCGGCCTGCCGGTGATGTTCGACCGGGAATTCGGCTTTCTGAACCGGCTGCTGGTGGCTCCCCTGCGTTCCCGCAGTTCGATCGTGCTGGCCTCCGTGCTCTACATCACGGCCCTGAGCCTGGTGCAGAGCGTGGCGATCATGGTCACGGCCGCCCTGCTGGGCTACGGCTGGCCCGGGGGTTCGGGCCTGGCCCTGGTGCTGCTCACCCTGCTGCTGCTGGTGTTCGCCGTCACGGCGCTGAGTCTGGGCCTGGCCTTTGCCCTGCCGGGGCACATCGAGCTGATCGCGGTGATCTTCGTGGCCAATCTGCCGCTCCTGTTCGCCAGCACGGCCCTGGCTCCGCTGGCGTTCATGCCGGCCTGGCTGGGCTGGCTCGCGGCCCTGAATCCCCTTACCTTCGCCATAGAACCGATCCGCGCCGCCTACGCCGGCCACCTCACGCTCTCGGCCACCGTGCTCGAGGCTCCCTACGGAGATCTCACCGCGGGTCACTGCCTGGGTGTGCTGGCCGTTCTGGCGATCGGCCTGTTCGCCCTGATCCGGCCGCTGCTGGATCGCAAGCTCACCTGA